DNA from Centroberyx gerrardi isolate f3 chromosome 20, fCenGer3.hap1.cur.20231027, whole genome shotgun sequence:
atacacataacaAAAAATACCACAGCAACCATGtagcatcaacttcactgttaCGAATTGGAACCGGCAGCTGTGGTGAACAAGCTCAGAAACATTCACCGGGCTCAGTTCTGGTGAAAAACTCAAAGGAACAAGGACATACTCTGAGGTCAGACAGTGGAGTCCAGGGTCTGCTGAGGGTCGGAGCAGTTCATCATGAGGAAGAGGCGCTTGGAAAGCTCGGGACCGACCCGCCGCGACGTCGAGGTCACGCCCTCGCCTCTGCGAATCAGAAGGTCTGACAGCAGGGAGACCTTCTCGCGCTCCGTCTTGCACCGGCGGTAAGCCTGCGGACAAACACAGCAGAACGAATCGTACAGTAGCTGGGATGTAAAACAAACGGAAAGCTTTACAAATGTCTCTGCAGAGTTGCTCGGTGGGAAACATTTAGCATTCGGAGGAGAAAATTAAAATATGCTAATGTGTATGCGGGTATGTCTCATTGTGTATTTGACTGAAAGTATTTAGGCCTAAATGTGTTTGCCTTGATCTTTAAGCCCCCCTGAATCCGTCGTTCCCTTGTAGGCTGCGCCAATTTAACGGAAATGCTGATTCACGGGGAATATCAGGTAATTCATGTATGTAATCCCAATATGTGTctatgctaataataataagaagacgGCTCTTTATTTAcatgcacttttcaaaacagttacaagGCACTTTacaaagaagtaaaaaaaaacaaagaacagatATAATCGACAGCAAAAGCAAGGTAAGAAAAGTAAACGACCAACCAATCCAAAGTCTAGAAGCCATGAGGGCAAAGAACCAatcacctcttgtttttaatctagactttggaacagccaatggGAACATCTTGCTTTTAATGAAGGCTTTTGAACAGCCAACAAGAACCGCTTGTTTTCAATCTAGACTtttgaacagccaataggaagctCTTGCTTTTAATCAAGACCTTTGAACAGCCAATAGGGAACTCTTGTTTtcaatctagattttggaacagccaataagaACCTTGTGTTTTTAATCTACACTTTGGAACaaccaataggaacctcttgccTTTAATCAAGACTtttgaacagccaataggaacctgcCTGAAGACCGCAGGCAATGTTCCAGCTCATATGGGCTTAAAAGGTCTGTGATATAACTTGGTGCCAGACGCATCCCCTGCCTTAAAAGTAATCAgtgaaatcttaaaatcaatcctgAAACCACCAGGTAACCACTGTAAAGATGCTAAAACTGGGCTGATTCCTCCATGCGTCTCAGCAGTGGGCGTACCTGCTTAAGGAGCTGTGGGGAGGGGTAGGCTGCCAGGATAGCCGAGGCCATGTCTGGACTGACTCTGTTGAACTGCTGGATCTGCCTCTTCCACACCTGCAGCAGCCCCTTCCCGGCTCTGTCCACCCGCTGGCCGCCCACCCAGTCACTCTCCAGGTGGAACGAAAAGCCTGTGTTCTCCCGCTCTCgcctgaaaacacacatgggaaaatgattgttttgttgtgtgtggaaAAAGCATCCGTCCAAGTTCTTAAGGAGAAGGCTTGCTCACTTGAACGGGGCCTCTGCAACCGCTTTGGTGGTCATGTTGATGTGATCCGAGAAGTCCTTCCAGGTGGGCAAGAGGCGGACCGAGACGCCGGTGTGGAGCTGGAGATGCACCACAGCCTGATGGGATATTGGAGGAACAAGAGCAACTAAGAAACTAACAAAACAGAGTGAAGAAAGTCCTTATTTCAATTCACCTGCATGTGAATTAAAATTTAAGTTTCATCTGACACTTTAAACGTTGTGTTCTCCTGGCTTTGTCTTCTTGGAAAAGCTCACCACAGGTCCCAGAAATGTACTTTCCCAAGGTAAATAAATTGTGACtaaggatgggacgatatattgaaattcaacatatcgcgatacaaaaatgtgatgatacgtatcgtggggcagaaaaatgtatcgcgatattagctccattttattctgctgtagtaatcacaaatgagacggctcgACCATCTCTCTCGAAATTATattgtttgcactttgtaatgacatttttaaatagttgtttacattctagcaagccaataccatcgctagaaagatttgtggctcagaaacaaacatatcagactttgttgtcaatGAACTTTTATTTGTTACAGCGTATCGTGGCTGTATCGAATTGCGAACCCCATATCATTATCGAATCGTGTCGTAAGCATATCGTCTCATCCCTAATTGTGACAAATACCGTCTACCTACCTCCTCTACTTCAACTCGGGACACCTCAGGTAGCGCCTCAACTCCATcgttcttcctcctcttttttcctgcTCCTTTTCCTGCCCCTCGCTCCTCCCCCAGGACGGCTTCTCGAAACCTCTTCTGGCTTTGGGACTTGTGGGACCTGGGGGGCGAAACGTCCGGCGCACTCAGTATCTGTTTTTCGGGGAAGACTTCTGACACTCGCTACAATCCATCCTCTCGTCTAAAAGGGCGGCTAGACAGCTCCTTTTGCTTGATTGCCCCTTTTCACACATAGTTTTCACCTGTACCCTCCACCCGTTCTCCCAGAGTTTGGCGAAAATAATATGTGACATGTTTTCAAATCTTGGCGCACCATCAGATATGCTCAGTTTAACTCAACAGCCATTTGAGTGGCattccttgttttcttttttttttaacctttaatcTAGGGACAGTTGAATGAGCACCATGCTGTTTTCCAGcgacaccctgcttcacattcacactgttgCACAAATCCACACCGGGAGCTACTCACACCCCCTCCCTTCTCTACCCAACCAGTCTTTTATTGTCAAagtcaatatcacgataatcataatgATTTTTtcaatatctatatatatcacgatatggctcacgtatgcacAATCACATGTTAAACAATCAAATTGATGTACATCccttgaaccgaatggtaatgttaggtgtgatgtagggatgtcagtttcagttaattttgctttcgacaggccgacacccattaaccggcaactaaccggttaatttttaagaaaaaacgcaaaatgacgtgaaatacaagaaagtgcCGCTTTCCTTTTAGTCCGGCGCTCCATTGatcaactagtgcagtgcccgttcgccccgctgctgcacagagcgctgttcgcttgtttattcaaagtttattaataatgaacgtgtcgtgtgtccaaattgcaccaagtccgacactgcacgtccttggtccccagcaatacacccgccaagtgtgaagtagatcggttctcgagatatgcgaaggacacacacactcacacattcactcacagatagactcacagacagacagagattccttgctttagtagatagatgagctttggcgccgcatttcgaagcgctgtccatttgctgtaatttgcatttaaatatctgcacttgttatgcacgccgcagcgtagcccgttttaatattaagtgctgactccgcccacccgggccagtttcggcgtacggcggtagcaattacaagtggaccctatcctacagtccctgctctcagcggagggagggggctacgctgtgtgtggggaacagtgtgatcgtcagacctctctggattagatgagcaagtagagaaaaccggcatcagccgaaccaatttattgccaaatgctttgggattcaacacattaacattgcttcccatggtcagaaaaagtcgccagatttgtcgctagccgcttttgagaaataaagtcgccaggggggtctgaaaagtcgctaagtctagcgacaaagtcgccaagttggcaacacaaTTTAACCTATAGACCGACATGCGTAACCGGTCAAAAATATTCTCGGTGGTTAACCGATTAATGGTTAACCATTGACATCCCTAGTGTGATGTTAAACAAAATTTCCAAATAATAATCCTACcgtacctcattttgtcagagttttaaaataaaatgtgcttgttatcatcaatttagacagcagaattgtgtgtcacaatatcccaaaatcaccatatcataacgatatgattctactgaaagacgataaacggtattattgaattatcgcccagccctagtggttgttactcattcactttccccatccgTGTTTTCCCAGCTTGTCGGGGGGGAATCAAACCgacaaccttccagtcacaagccagCTTCTCTAACCTCGCCTACCGCCAAATCTCAAACAGCTCCAAATTCAGATCCTAATGCATGCTGCccctcccccacaccccccacacacacctgaagtATTTCTCCAGGTCAATAACCGCCAGGCTGAGGATCCTGCCAGGGTGACGGGCCTGCAGCTCCTGCACCCAGGAAGTCAGAGTCGGACCACAGTCCGGCCTCCCGTGCCTCTGTTCCTGGGTCAGATAGTGAAGGGAGAGATATAGGAATACAGAGGGAGGCATTAGAAACTGTTGTCAACActgcaaaacacatttcaattgGTCTCTACACTCAGATGGAAAGGAGGTGGACCATTACATTTCAACTAGGCCTCTCTCTTTTATCGCCAAAGAAGAGCAAGAACAAGAATGGCCTAAATATAGattaatatcacaatataaTATGCGAGTATGATGTACAgtttgcacatcctgtatatactctaatttcacatatttgttttcttcatattctcatcaTATATTGTCATGTAGTACATATTgcatatatctatatatttctAGAATGTTTCACTTATTGCATACTGCACATACTTAATAGTTCTGATAGATTTTCACATCCACATTTTACAATTATTATTTCTTTGTCCCAGCATGTTCTACTGCCTCATACATGCTATAATGCatattttttcttacttttcatCCATATATTGTTCCAGTGTTAAAATTCTCAATTATGTCCCCCCATTTTCTCTActctcatttctattctattttcatGGCTGTAACCTAttgctgtttgctgctgcaaccgCTCAATTTCCCCAcgaggatcattaaagtttcatctcgtCTCGTCTCATAGCAGTAAGGTCAGTTATTTTGTCGATGCTGCTGTGAAACCTTGACAAGCGGCGCCAGGCCCACCAACCTGAGTGTAGCTGTGGATCAGAGTGATAAAGTCGTCAACTGTCATCTGCATCACAACATGGGCCTCCGGTACACACACCGCATCATCTggctgggagagggagggaacagCGGGGAGATCAAAACATCACACATGACTTATCGATTCATTAAAGGTGCTTCGTGCGGCAGCGTGACATCAATAAaacattaccacattcattttgagacattagtacaattaccgtaaacaaacggCAGCAAGGTAacgcaattaatttgacaatgacatattgatgCTTAAAAATGTTATAAGTAGCACGTTTAAACACAATAAGGCAATGGGAAAGGTGCATGTCATTGATCCCTAATATCCGGCCCGCGAGAGCCAAAAGTCTGGCCCGTGCCGACCCATTGGCACTTGAACTAGAGGTCGACCCAAACCCGACCAAGAACCAAGCCCGACCCGGCCAATACCCGACATACAGTCTCGGGTATTGGCCAGGTCGGgcttggtttttaaataaataatttgggCTCGTGTCGGGTTGGGCtcggttgttgttgttttttcatgcgtggaaaaaagcacaatgttttatgcttctcgctttctcctgaagctctgtgtcactgcaggctgggcacacacacagcccccctccctctgctgcactctctctctctctcctctctgtcactgGTACTGAAAGACGTACAGTACCAAAATGGGCttttttcatctttgttttactacttcattttctgttttacaaatgatAAAGGGAAAATTCACGTCGTGAACGCACCTGTCATAACgtgaaataaagtgcacaacatgtgaaactagaagggcactagAAGGGCACTAGAAGGCCAAGGCcaattgcttgttcgtgagtcggatccggatccgctccaaaattgaatgggttcttccttggcccatgctacacccttccacgaagtttcatgaaaatcaggccagtagtttttccgtaatcctgctgacaaacagacagacaacggcaccgaaaacataataataataaataataataataataaataaagtgcGCACTGCTCTACTTTATTTTGACCTCATCCCACACCGTACACTTGATCAATAATCTTGATGAAATCTGGCTAAAGTTCATCTCTTGTGTAAGAAATTACTGTTCAACACTGAGGAACTGTGAAGTAGgctaaaaagtaaaataattaaatggtTGGTTTTGGACTTATTTTGTTTCaagagtgcatttttttttcttgtgtgaccCTCAACACAGGTTTTGAGAATCCCAGGCCTAAATTATTACTACCACCAcgaccaccactactactactactactactactactactactactacagcggCCATCATAAAAGGTTTATTAGCCGCTGAGAGGCTAAGTAGGGGAGGCTATCTGTCCGACTCGTTGGTTccaattagggatgcaccgatccgatactgatatcggatatcggtccgatactgactcaaatagctggatcgggtatcggtgacaatggggccgatctattcaattcaattctatgtttatgtctacgtgcgcatactacgtcatgcgtcagcagcgcgccggtagacccggccatttgccttcggtccgtccggtggctcctccggtccgtccggtggctcctccggtccagcagctccggaggatcccgcctgccgcgcgcagcgtctcacgcactgaattctcgctcatggggcgcgagcctcccgcagctagcatccaggctaacaagctaacctggcgcccaaccctcataacagagccggggtcggggtgagctgaccgggggtcggggtgagctgaccgggggtcggtgctgatgctcggtagttaaaaacacacctgcatgaatactttgtctcggttatatgtttaaactctcccgggtcaccgcgcggccgagcaggctgccatttaacctgcgaggtaaagtagttttccaccaattatacaatcggcgcgtccagccagactccattcataaatccaaggtttacggggactcggctgtaggtcaacgttgtttcctgccacaacacgatttaaagtgttttccctgttcgtcaggtactgctgctccattcggccgacacatagtcagactaacataccttgattttttttctgagggctgtttcataaagcaagattaccagttaagccagagttatttcagtaatttaggcttattctgcatattttgaatgttttgtttttaccaagttacttgtttatactacttgtgtgaattgtgatttaatttatcaagtttgtttgcactagtttgtgacttaattgtgatttaatgtttacattttgttctcatttgatgcagttgtattgttttatactggaattttaattcctgaccaatttgttgctgcatttaaaaggtttacacttgaattgtaattcctgttaattttgaagatgttttaccaagttgctggagcacgattatttattattttaataataaataacaattgagtacatttatatctatgtatttatttgttacattttgttttacaaagttaggaaagcaatgttaaagtcaagcctgatgttgctttacacataaaagaatgatcccagtctcttccacacagtgaggcatagcctacagtttattaattaaacactggtatcggatcggtactcggtatcggccgatacccaaagcccagttatcggtatcggtatctggactgaaaaagtcagatcggtgcatccctagttccAATCAAACACCTTGACTCCGCGGCTGAGTTTTGAATGTTTATTTTGTGCAGTCCGTAGCATCAAACAATGCGATATGCATACTTGAAACAATGCCGGTTTTGGTATAGAAACAAAACGTAAAACGTACGGTCAACAGAAAATAAGGACTCCCCACTCACCCCCTCTCTGCCTAACCAGACTGACTGATTAACAAACAGGTGATATCTCTTCCTACCAACACACACCCCCCCACGTCATGCCCCAAATTACCGTAAGTGACGGTGAAGCAGTGTgagcacaacacaaacacatacatggctcctacaactactactactactactactactactaataataataataataataataataataataataataataatggtaatagcagcaacaacaacatctgcacataaaacaacttttattggCGCAATGGCCCTTGACGTTTTGGCCCTTGGGGAAAACTAATTGGGGAACCCTGgtgtatgtgtttgcgtgtgtttgtgtgtgtgtatgtgttaggcttgggctgatattcaataatattgaGTATCGCGTTTTTTTACGAATATCGCAATTTTTTTCTGTGGTATCGAATAATTAATACATTTCTTGAATAGTGAGATCTAATTGtattaatagcctagaaatttgatgtgatttagaagaaataaaataaaatacaaaaaaacagaaaaaataaattttgtaaaatatgaaaatattgtatattgcaatattttggcgggacagcatcacaatattacattttggatatcgcccaagcctagtgtgtgtgtgtgtgtgtgtgtaatcaccTGCACACTGGGAGACCTCCTCATCCAGCTGACACTGCGTGGGAGGGGCTGTTTCTCTATGGCGCAGCTACAACCCAGCGCCTGCACCGACGTCAACAAAGctccccctccttccacctGTAAGAGagctgcaaacacaaacactattcctcattttgttggggaccccctgcaacccctcaaggacctctggaggTCCCCGGGCCTCACTTTGAGAACTACTggtgtactactactactgtacatattggCCTTCTGCagacctgttaatgtgaatatgggGCACACAAATTTGTTATATATTCCATGTATcttgattattttttgttttcatttatgtCCATACTGAACATTCTGGGATTTTTTTCAGATTGTACATATATTTAATTCAGATTCTTTATCTCAGTATGTGCTACTtgatgggttagggttatttttATTAGGGTTAtttttgcacaccctgcatacacactgctgtaattcatatatt
Protein-coding regions in this window:
- the eme1 gene encoding structure-specific endonuclease subunit EME1 — protein: MGSYSDSTSDLDEDFPVYDFLQPGRHLSQASQSHAEKPDLVVLDSSDTEEAPPFSPASEKGDLGAVTGAANVMMISSESDEEDAPYVPLAQRLKQRQESISTSSSVTNDKDAEQYSNNRFSESEPLSSSHQRRMENRGTLDGPEEAALPQQWPPPKPSSWAGSASTSPAKKNPAKRTVEEIQASKEEALKRREARGRQQGDKEVLRLEQERQRAERKALAEAAKALRPEECIKHIVVAVDPALLQVEGGGALLTSVQALGCSCAIEKQPLPRSVSWMRRSPSVQPDDAVCVPEAHVVMQMTVDDFITLIHSYTQEQRHGRPDCGPTLTSWVQELQARHPGRILSLAVIDLEKYFRSHKSQSQKRFREAVLGEERGAGKGAGKKRRKNDGVEALPEVSRVEVEEAVVHLQLHTGVSVRLLPTWKDFSDHINMTTKAVAEAPFKRERENTGFSFHLESDWVGGQRVDRAGKGLLQVWKRQIQQFNRVSPDMASAILAAYPSPQLLKQAYRRCKTEREKVSLLSDLLIRRGEGVTSTSRRVGPELSKRLFLMMNCSDPQQTLDSTV